GCCATAATTAAAGCATACGGGAAGATGATTTGCAGCGTCTCCAGCGTGAACGGAATCTGCGGAATATGGAAGGGCGGCAGGCTCCCGCTCACCGAGGCAATGTCGCGCACCAGTTTGGTATCAATGCCGAAGCCCATCACCACGCCAAACACCACCAGAATAGCTACCAAAGAAGGCGGAACAGCTTTGGTAATCTTGGGCAGCAGCAGAATAATGGCAATGGTGAGCGCCACCAGCCCCGCCATGATATAGAGCGTGTCGCCGGAAAGCCAGCCGGTGCCGGTTTTAAACTGCTCCACCTGTGACATGAAGATGATGATGGCCAGCCCGTTCACAAACCCGAACATGACCGGCTGTGGCACCAGCCTGATAAACTTGCCCAGCTTGAATACGCCCACCAGAATCTGCAGAATTCCCGCCAAAGCCACGGCTGCAAACACATATTCCAGGCCGTGGCTCTGCATCAAAGCAATCAAGACTACCGCCGTGGCGCCCGCGCCACCGGAGACCATGCCCGGCCTTCCGCCTAGAACCGCCGTGACCAAACCCATGATAAAGGCGGCGTACAAACCCACCAACGGCGGAAACCCGGCCAGAATGGCAAAAGACAGCGACTCCGGAATCATGGTCATGGCCACGGTGAGGCCGGCCAGAATCTCTTTTTTATAATCTACTTTCTGGCTGAAATCAAATAAACGTATGATGGGTTGCATTCTAAACAATTCAATTTAATTCTAAAAAAGCGCAGGCACACTCGGCATACCAGACCTATTTCTAAAGTCTGTGCCAGGCACGCAACATGCGAAGTTACAGGAAGGACGATTTGAAAATGCCAAAGGTCAGGAAAACCTCAGGCTCAGGGCGGGGTGACGCTTATGAAATAAAGAAAGGAGGTTGCCATACTTCTGGCAAAAGTAATTTAAAATTCACAGAAACTGCTACAGGAGCATGCCGCCCTTCGGAAATAGGGTAAACCAAAAAATCCGTTTTGGGGCTCATTTTCAGAAATGAGCCCCAAAACGGATTAACGGGTGTTCTACAAGAAACTGGTTATTTCTTAAGTGGAGCGCCTACGGCAATAGAGCAGTCATGGCCGGGTTGGCCGTGCGGCGGATTCATGCCGGGCGCAGTGGCCGTTGGCATTGCCGGAACTGGGGTTGGGGCGGCTACAGGCACCGGCGTTGGGGTTGGTGACACCACCGTTCCCGCAGAAGCGGCTGGTGTTTGCGCCGGTGATCCGTTCAACGGGGCCCCTACCTGAATGTCGCAGCGGTGGCCGGGCTGGCCGTGCGGCGGGTTCAGGGCCGCGGTGGCGCCGGCGTTTCCACCGGTGGTGTCACCGGCTGCGGCCGGGGTATTAGTACTGAACGTGGCCGGCGTTGGGGTGAATGAGCCGTTGGCGGTATTTTTTTTCTCTGAGCAGCCCATTGCCACCAGCAAAGAAGCAACCAAGAAAAGACGTGACGAATTTTTCATATAAACCTATAAGTTTCAGGCCTAACGTGCAGGCCAGTAGCTGAGTTCCCAGCTATTCTGTGTAAAGATAAGTAGAAGTACCACATCTGCGGCATATATTCTTGCAAAAGCATGCGGTGTAGCTTGGCCTACTCCCACTGTTGTGCTGTGGTGGTTTAACCAAAAATTATTTCTTCAAAAGTTCTCGCATTTTTCACCTTTTCAATCCATTCTGTTTTATTCTCGTCCTCATCTAATAAGTATAATTGGGCTAACATATGGTTACGAACTTCTTCAATGGTCAACCTTTCTCCGGTGGAGAGGAATACTAGCTCCACCTTACAGAAATTAGGTATAAAGCTAAAAAACTGCCTTGCCAAACCAGGCAGTTTTCTATCTGTTACCCTATAAACCTCACCCGTGAATACCAAAGCAGATTCTGACACAAAAAATCCGTTTTGGGGCTCATTTCTGAAAATGAGCCCCAAAACGGACTTCTAACTACCTGTCTCTAAAAAATCAATTCAAAGACGGCATCTGTTTTTTCTTGGGGAACGCAGACTTAGACGCGAAGATGATCACCTGAATCATGAGCCCCAGGCCCACCAGCAGCACCACCTCAAACTGCGTGAGAATGGCCGAGCCGGCAATAATCTTCTTTGACTGGTTGTTCAGCAGGCGGCCTTCCTCTACCTGTATGCCAGACAGCTGCTCCAGATGCGCGGCGGCTTGCTGGTACTGGGCGTCTAACAGCGGCTTCGCCGAGGAGGTGGTCTGCGCCAGGTTGCCCGGTGCAGCCAGATATTGCCGTTCCAGTTTACCAATGGTGGCCATGTTTTGCTGCAAAGCGCCAAAGTAAGACGCCTCTGCCGTGGTAAGCTTGGTCTTGGCGTAATTCTCCATGAGCCCCGCTATGGCGGTGTTGTGCTGGTTGATTTTTGGCAACATACCCGCTGCCGCGCCACCCTGGTAGGCACAGTTGTCAACCATCATTTTTTTCTGGTACAAATGCCCAGACAGCTGGAAAATGTAACTCTCCACCAGCAATCGGTCTTCATACACAGATGAAAACGAATGGCCCAGTTCAGTCACATTTCTACTGTCAACGGTATTTTTCACCAGCACCAGCACTACAATCACTGCCAGTATAAGCGCTGCCTTCCCTTTCTGCTGAATGCTATATCCCCATTTCATAAATCTTCTGGTTAAAAGTTTCACAAACCCAACGGTGGTCAAGGCAAGCATTGCGTTTGCCACACCTTTAGCACCCTTAAGTTACTAAAAAAATTCCACATATCCGTTTGTTTCCCAAAGTGATAGCACATTCCCACCACCCACAAAAACCTTGCAGGGAATTATGTCACTTTTGCAGGGCGAGCGAAGAGCACCAGTCCGAAGAGTACCGCAAACACGCCATACGCCGCCGCCAAAACCATGAGGTACACTGGTGGTTCTGCTGCGGCCCACACTCCTTTGCCCAACGCCAGCGCGCCCATCAGAAAGTGCAGGAAATTGGCCATGCTCAAGGGCCGCGCATACACCCCGCCCAGCAGCAGGCGTCTCGCCATCCAGTTCAGCACCCCAAACGCCAGGTACAGCGCCCCCAGCAGTTGCATGGCCAAGGCCATCTCCTGTTGGGCTTCGCCGCACAGCCACGCAGTGAAACTGTCTGGGAAAAACGAAAAATACAAGCCCAGCGCGCCCATAAAAACCGCACTGCCGCTCATAAGAATTCTGGTATTCATTTTAAAGGCAGTAAGAGATTGAACAGGCACTATGCAAGCTTCAGGGCGCAAAAGGAAAAATCCGTTTTCGGGCTCAATTTCAGAAATGAGGCCAAAAACGGATTAGAAAACAAGTGTTATTTTCTGGCGTTGCTTTAACAATAGACAAGGGCGCTTACCACCTAATGGCTTGCTGGTTAGACTTCCGCAACAAAGCCATGCCAAACATTCTCTCTTCCCCTACTTGGAGTTGCATTCACTAGAAGCTACAAATTTGCGTGGTCCGCCACTGTGGCTTATGCCCTGGGTGGCGCGTGGCCATTTGGTTTCCTTTGAGCCCAAACTACGGCATTTGCAGACCTCCATTCTTGACCGGCTAACCTTTTGCCCTGAAACAGAGTATTTAAAAAATACTATAGATCTATTGTCTACAGTATGTCAACCGAACCTCAAGACTACCACTATGAAAAATTTACAAGGATATTTCTTAGCATTAATGTTAGTGTTCACCCTTACGCTCACCAGTTGTGAGTTGGTGGGTGACATTCTGGAAGTGGGCATGTGGATGGGCATTATCATTGTGCTGGCCATTATCTTCATTGTGTACTGGTTATTCAAGAAGATCAGACGCTAGCCGTTTTTGCCCTCATTTCCAGAAATGAGCCCGAAAACAGAAAAGGGGAACTGCTTTAGTGCGGCTCCCCTTTTTTGTTTTCTGTGCCAACTTATTGCTTCACTACCCGCAGCATGGTCTGCTGGTCTGCGTACCGAACCTGCACAAAATAGACACCAGCGGGCTGTCGCTGCAGAGTCACTTCTTCTGACTGCCCCGCTTGCACCTGTACCTGCTGGGTCATGACCTGTTTCCCGCTGCTATGGAACACGGTGAGGTGGGCCGTGCCTTCCTGCAGGTAAGTTCCCCGCAAAGAGAAGCTACCGCTGGTGGGGTTAGGATACAGGGCCAGGCTGGCGGTTGGGTGCGTGGCGCCGGGCGCCACGGCAATTGCCTTTGACACCGTGGTGGTACCGTCAAAATCTGTCTGGCGCAGCCGCAGGTAAATGGTTTGCCCCGGGTGCCCCGAAATCTTGTGCTGGTACACACGCGTCACCTGGCTGTTGCCCGCGCCTTCCACCTGGTCCCCTACCGGCCTGAAAAGGTAGCCGTCAAGGCTTTGCTCCAGCTGAAAAAAGGCGTTGTTGTCTTCTGAGGCCGTGGCCCATTCTACCTGCACCTGCCCGTTGGCCCGTTTGGCCTTGAGGTACAGCAAAGACACGGGCAGTGGCACCGCACCCGGCCCGTCTGGTGCCAGCATGGCAAACGGTGAGAACGAGGTAATACCGGTCCTGGTCATGCTGTATTGTCCGTTGGCTAGGGTGGCCCTGCCGGCGGGCAGCCTGTCCCAGGTGCCGTTTTCATAGTGCGCCAGGTAAATATTGTCTTCTTTGAAACCCCGCAAAGTGTCAGAAGCCTGCCAGTAGAGCGTGATTTCCATGTTGGAGCCACCTTTCTCCTTTTCGTCAATAAACCAGGTTTTGTTCACGGCCTTGGTATCTATAAGTACGCCCTGCGGTTCATCATTGAGGTAACCGGTGTAGAGGCTGTTGATAGCGCGCACGCCAAAAGTGTCTGTGACGCCGCTGGTCAGTTTGAGGGAGATGGGCGTGTACTGGGAATTCCCCACCGGAATTTTGGCCGACTCCCCGGCTTTCAATTCTACCCGCACGCGGCCTTTGCCCTGGGTCTGAATGTAGCTTTGCGCGTCATGCTCAGAGAATTTACGATGGTCTTTCATATGCAGGTCAAAATCGCCCAATGCTAGCTTTCCACCGCCTTTAATCTTCAAATGTCCGGTTACCACGGTTTTGCTTTTCAGTGTTTTCACTTGCCAGCCCTCAATCTGGAGGTTTCCGTACGTAACCGTGGCAATGTCTTGCACATCCATGGCGCCGTACACAACGGTACTGCCCGGTGCCACCTGCCCCAACGTAGGCAACTCTTTGTTATTGATATACAACGTGGCACTGTCCAGCACGTCAACGGTACCCCTAAAGGTGAACGCAGCCGGAATATTGAACACGGCCTTGCCCGTTAACACCAGTTTAGCCGAGGCAGGTAAGGACAGATTAGAGGTAAGAGAAGTAGCCTGCAATCTGGCTTGCGTTAGCTGGAACTGCTGGTTCTCCCCGGCAAGACTGCTGGGGCTGAACCCAGTTAAATCTGCTTTGGAAGACCAGGTGCCCACATTGTCTAAGCTGCCGGTTGGTTTGGAGTAGAAAACCAGATCCTTCACGGCTTGCAACTGTACGTCATCTATGGCCAAATCATCGCGCTTATTTTTAGCCGCGAACTGGTTGGTCCACCGAATGAAGATTTCCTGGCCGGGCTGCAGCAGAATGCCCCTTATGGGGAACTGCTTTTTGATGGTCAGGTTAGCAGGCAGATTTCCATCCAAGACATCTTTGTTCTTAACAAACGGCGAGGTGGCATTCATAGAATCCAGGGAAATGTAGCCTGTTTCTGTGAGTGTGGCAGCGCCCACTTTGTAGGAAACCAGCATGGTAGAACTGGCGTTGCCCTGGGAATTATTCCATTGCTTCACGGTGTAGTTGAGCAATAGGTGCCTAATAGGCTCATTAGTGTTGTTTTTAACCTTAATTCCCCAGTAAACGTCACTACCAGAGGTCATAACAGCCCCAAATGATCGGTTTGTTTCTGTACCTACCCCAAAACTGGTGACACCATTGGTGGGGTTGGTTCCGTCTGATGGCTTAATGGTGGAAAGGTCGTACCCATTTACAGTTGTTTCTGCGTACCATCCGGGCAAAGAGGTATTGTTTTGCCAGGTAGTTGAGGGCGAGGTTGAGGTAGGCAGCGAGTTAAAATTCTGTGTGTAGGTAAAGGGCAGGGACCCGATGGTCACCTGGGCGTTTACTTCGGCCTTGGGCAAAAGCAGTATGCTTACCAAGCATAACATTTGATAGGGGGAGTACAAATGCTTCATATGAATGTTTAAAGAAAGTGACATGATAATTCTGAGTGTTACATAAGCTTCGGGGTTAAGTACGGTGGCAAGTAAGCAGATAGATTTTAACAATTCATCCTATTTTTACTTTGTATTTTTCCATTATATAGCCTTGCCGCTTGAACTAACATCTTTGGTATTATTATATAAAGTCAATTATAAATTGCTTAAATAACATCATCAAGGCTATTAATTTAAATAATGAGACTAATCAAATATTAAATTTAACAGCTACGCTTTTTATAATTATTGTTTATTTATTCCTATTTCTGATTATATCTTGGACAGCCTCAAAATCAAATTAAAATAATCCTATAATTATTTTCTCTTTATTATAAAATTTATATATATATAAACTATATATTATCCCTTATCTACAATTCTGGCCACAGCCGTTCTACCATTTTCTAGTATAACCCTGAAAATCAACTTCGTTTAGACTATGGTTATAGGGGATATTTTAGGTTTTCATAGCCTGATTAGCAAGCACTTTGCCGGTGGCCGTGTAGATGCACTATCTCACTGTCAAGAACTTTTAATGCCCACGGGATTGGGACTAATCACGCAGGTTACTCAGTGTCATTCAATTCAGAAAGAGGGAGTTTGAAATCCGTTTTCGGGCTCATTTCTGAAAACGGGGCCGAAAACGGCGATGAACCTGGAGCGTGTTGGCCAGGTCTGTTTAGGTGCCAACGAAATGGTGCTACACCTCACAGATGGGCATAAAAAAAGGCCCGAAGGCCTTTTCTCTCACTATAAGTCTGTTCTGATTATCGCTTGCGCTCTGGCATGGTGCCCAAGATGTAGTCCCATAACGGCGACGAAACGCCGTAGGCGCGCTCCGGGTCTTTGTAATGGTGAATGCTGTGGTGAATCCAAAGCGTCTTCAAAAAGTTCTTGGGCGGCGCGTAGGCATGCACCGCGTAGTGCACAAACAGATACAGGGCATAGCCAAAAAGGAACCCCGCCACCAGCCCGAACACCAGTGAACCAAACACCAGCTTGAACACAAAAAAGAAAAACGACGCAATGAACAAGCTCACAATGGGCGGCATGGCCAAACGCGTTTTGTCTTTGGGGTAGTCATGGTGGTTGCCATGGAACGTGTACTGCACCTTGCGCTTGAACTCATTGGTAGGCGCCATGTGAAAGATGAAGCGGTGCGCCATGTACTCCACCAGCGAGAAAATCAGCCAACCCGCCAGAAATAAACCTACCGCCGACAGCACATCTAAAAAGCCGTACGTGAAGCCGTACACCAATAGGCCGGTGGCAATGACCAGGAAAATAGAAATAGGCAGTGCAATATGCGTATGGGTCATGCGCTCCAGCACCGGATTCTTGAAAATAGTGGCAGATCCTTTATGACTCGGTTTCATAGCTTCCATAAGTTTATAAAATCGGTTCTCTCCTTTGAAACGCCCAAAATTAACGAAAATATATGAAGCTACCCTGAACAATGTTTACCGACCGGCTTGCATCAACGGCACCAAGGCCTGCGCAGCTTGGGCAACAGACAGCCCATCTACCTCTAAAATAACAGGTGCCTGCGCATAAAACAATGCCCGCTGGGTTAAGGTTTCGGCTAAAAACGCCAGTAATTCCTGCGGTGATTTGTCTCTGAGCAACGGTCTCACCTGCAAATCTGTTTCTGTTAACCTTGTCACCAGTTCCTGGGGTGCTACCTTTAAGTATACCGCCAAACCAGCATCCAGCATAAAGGCCATGTTGTCATGAAAGCAGGGCGCGCCCCCACCGGTAGCCAGAATTACATTCTCTTGCAGGTTTTTCACGCGGCGCAACGCCTTCGCTTCGGCCTGCCGGAAATACGCCTGCCCTTTCTGCGCGAACACCTCTGCGATAGACAAACCCTCCTGCTCTTCAAGCAGCGTGTCCAAATCCAGGAACTGATACCCCAACTCCGCTGCCAATACCTTCCCCACCGACGACTTCCCGGAGCCGGGCATGCCTACCAGGAAAATACAAGAAGGTGTTGAAGTTATGTAAGACGAAGTCATATTTTTATTAGGGCCAATTCGACCTTTATTATTTTGTCATCCTGAAAGGACCTTTTGGGCTAGCTAGGTGGGCTTTTCGTGACTATTTGTACGGACAGGTCGCGACCTGTCCACCACGCATTGCTGATTCACGCTTTCCCGAGAATCATTTTTACTTCCAAAGAAACTGCGAAAAGGCAACCTCAACGGAAGAGGATAGGTCGCGACCTGTCCGTACGAGGGGAATGCGTGGTGCAGATAATTCCCGTTTTCGGGCTCATTTCTGAAATCAAGCCCGAAAACGGAAATTCCTTACAGCAAACTTTGCACCTGCTGCAGCGTGGGCACATCATTGTGGTGCCATTTGCCTACCACCACACCGTTCTTGAGTAAGAGCAGACCCGGATTCGCTCTAATCACGGTTTTCAAAACCGTAGCATCAGCAAAGAAATACGGCGCGGCCAGGTTCACTTCATGCCGGAACACGTCAAACTCCTGGCTGCTGCTGGAGGTCAAGACCACTGGCACCACCTTCGGGTCTTGGTTGCGTTCCAAGCCTTCCAGCAGGGCATTAATTTCTTTAAAACTGCCTGGGTTGGTTTTGGCCACGGTGTGCACTACCACCAGTAAGCGGTTGCCGAGGAACATTTCCTGCGTGAAATCGCCTTGGTCGTTCCAGACGTTGAAGTCGGTGATTTTGGGGCCGTCTTCCGGGTTTTGCGGCACCATCTTCTTGAATTTGTAGGTGGTGTCTGTGGGGTAGGTGGTGAAGGTGTATTGCTTTCCGCCTTTCTCCATATGGTATTCATACCTGATGGGCGCGGAGGGTTTCATCAAAGCCGGAATATTGGCTCCCACTTTATAGGCCCTGAAATCGAAATAAGGCTCGTGAAGATACGCGTACACGCCCATGCCCACCGATAGAATAACGGCCACCAACACCACAGCGCTGGCCGTTTTCGGGCTCCATTTTGGAAATGAAGGCAAAAACCGCTTCGTGGCCAGCAAGATAATCAGCAACACCAGCAAGATAACATCTTTGGTAAATGACTCCCATGGCGTGAGTTTGATGAAATCCCCGAAGCAGCCGCAGTCTGTTACCTTATCATATCTTGCTGAATAATAAGTAAGGAATGTAAAGAACAGCGTAAGCGCGAACAATAGCCACAGCACCAAATTGGTTCGCCAGCGCACCAGCAAGGCCACGCCCAAGACCACTTCCAAGGAACTCAGAAAAATGGACAAGTACAGCGCGTAGGGTTTGAAGGCCAGAAACAGCGTGGAGAAGCTTACCGAAAAAACATCAAAATATTCTTCCAGCTTGATGGCGGTGCCCATGGGGTCGTTGAGCTTGATTAGGCCGGAGAAGATGAACAGACCGCCCACCACCAGCCAGGCAAACCTATTCAGCAGACGAGGCAGCATGGTTTGGGTAGTTTAGTTTAATCAAACAGAAAACGGCGTAGTTGAGCATGTCACGGTAATTGGCCTCTACGCCCTCAGATACTATGGTTTGGCCGTCGTTGTCCTCAATTTGCTTCGTGCGGTAAATCTTCATCAAGATTAAATCGGTCATAGACTCCACACGCATGCTGCGCCAGGCTTCCCCGTAATCATGGTTTTTGTCCTGCTGCAGGCTGTGGGTTTGGCGTATCTGGTCTTCGTATAGTTCGCGCACGCGTTCCACGGGTAAGGCTTGCTCGGTTTCGCCCTGCGCCATTAATTGCTCTTGTATCAAGGCAATCACGCAGTAGTTCACAATGGCCACAAACTCAGAGGTGATGTCATCCTGAATCTTCTGGGTGCCTTTTTCCTGTATGGAGCGTATGCGCTGGGCTTTGATGAAAATCTGGTCGGTGAGCGAGGGAAGCCGCAAAATGCGCCACGCGGTGCCGTAATCCTGCGTTTTCTGCAGAAACAGGCGCTGGCACGCATCAATCACGCGCTGGTATTCTTGGGCGGTTTGGTGAATCAACTTTTTCGCTTTACTTTTATAGAAACTGAAAAAATAGGTTAGAGCATGTTTAAATTTGTCTTTTGCGCTGCAAAATGGTATCAAATGAACCTGACTTCGCCATTTTTTCTCACCATAGCGGGGCTATGCTGCTCAAAAATGGCTTTGCCAGAACCATTCGCTACCACCTTTCGCTTGCAAAACCAAAATTTAAACAAGCTCTAATTGACCGCGAAAGATACACTTTTTTGCAAAAAGATTACCCTTAACTGCGGGGGCCGGTTGGTGGTGCTAGAGCAGCCTGCCGTCATGGGCATCCTCAACCTCACGCCAGATTCATTCTACGCCGGCAGCAGACTCAACGGCATAGAAGAAGCGTTGCGGCAAGCCGAAAAAATGCTCACCGAGGGCGCTACGTTTCTAGACATAGGCGGCTATTCTACGCGGCCCAATGCCCCAGAGGTTACAGAACAACAGGAACTGCAACGCGTAGTACCGGTCATAGAGGCAATAACAAAGGCTTTTCCGGAGGCGCTGCTTTCCATTGACACGTTCAGAGCCACCGTGGCCGAAGCTGCTGTTTCTGCCGGTGCCTTGCTGGTGAATGACGTGTCTGGCGGAACCTTGGATGATGCCATGTTCGCTACTGTGGGCAAATTGGGCGTACCGTATATTCTGATGCACATGCGGGGCACGCCGCAAACCATGACCAGCCTCACGCAGTATGACAACGGACTGCTGGAGGAACTGGTTTCTTATTTTGCCGTGCGGGTAGCCAAATTGCGCGAAGACGGCGTGAAAGATATTATCTTAGACCCAGGCTTCGGGTTTGCGAAAACTGTGGAGCAGAATTATCAGTTGCTGCGTAGGCTGAAAGAACTGCAATTGCTTGAGCTTCCGCTGTTAGTGGGTTTGTCACGAAAATCCATGACGTACAAACCACTGCACGTGGGCCCCGAAGAAGCGCTCACCGGCACAATTGCCGCCCACACCCTGGCGTTACTCAACGGAGCCGACATTCTGCGCGTGCATGACGTAAAGGAAGCCGTACATACCATAGAAATCGTAAAAAAGACCATAACCGCGTGATTCAACTGTTTTCCATAGGGTTTTTAGAGATCAACTGGCTAGACGTCATAGATGTGCTGCTGGTGACGGTGCTCCTGTACCAACTCTACAAACTCCTCACGGGAAGCGTGGCGCTCAAAATCTTTCTGGGGTTACTCTCCATCTACCTGCTCTACCTGATTGTGCGCGCGGCGGGCATGGAATTGCTCACTATCATTCTGGGGCAGTTCATGGGCGTAGGCGTGCTGGCTGCCATCATTGTATTCCAACCCGAGATTAGGCGATTTCTATTGATGATTGGCAAGACCACCGCCTTCAACAATGACAAACTGTTCAAAGGCTTCCCGTGGCGCAAAAACGAAAACCCCGATAAACTCGCCATCACCCCGTTCATTGAAGCCGCTAAATCCTTGGCCGGCAAAAACACTGGTGCGTTAATTGTCTTCGCCAGAAGCTCTGAACTCCGGTACTTCGCCGAGTCTGGGGATGCCATTGACGCCATTGTAAGCAAGCGTCTGCTTATCTCTATCTTCAACAAAAACAGCCCGCTGCATGACGGCGCCGTGATTATCCAAGGCAACCGCATCAAAGCCGCCCGCTGCATCCTGCCCGTGACCGAAAGCAACGACGTGCCCGCCTCTATGGGGCTTCGGCACCGCGCCGCCATTGGCCTTTCTGAAGTCACCGACAGCGTGGTGCTGGTGGTCTCTGAGGAAACTGGCCAAATCTCCATCGTGCGCAACGGCGAAGTCAACCGTAACCTCTCCGCCGCTGACCTCCGCTCCAAACTCAACCACTACCTCTTTGACATTGAACCGAAAGTGGTGGAGAAAGTAGCTGCCGCTTAGGTTTTGGTTAATTACTCTTTTCTGAAAGTAAGCAAACATTTAAAAAATCATGAAGAAATTATTATTGGTATGTATTAGTTTTCTTTTGTTCCATTGCACACATTCCCAGCAAATCAAACTTGACGACCATGGGGTCTCTGTCACCCTTGATGACAACTGGAGCTACAGCAAGCTTTCAAATGACACTTATGTTCTTAAGTATAAGTGCGAGCAGGATGCAGCTTTCTGTAAGAATATAGTGATTCGAGTCATTAAAAACACAAATAAAGAAACATTAGAACAGGTCGCCCAGACTATAGTTGAAACATTGCCTTCCAGATACGAGGCGTATAAGTTAGTAAGTGTCAAGGGGGATACCATTGAGGGCAAGGAATACAAGGTGATAGACTATATAATAAAGGAGAAGGATATACACTTGGGTAACACAACAGTGGTCACAAGAAGGAACAATGACTTAATTCTTTTCCATTTCGCAGGATTAAATCAACCGAAGGGGAATTTCCTCAAAGAAAGAAATTCCTTTTTTGCTTTTTTAGCAGGCGTGCAAATTGAACATAAAAATGAAAACGTTCACTAACAACACTTAAACGCCAGCCTCGGCCGTTGCTCGCCATTTGCAAAAACTCTACCACTGGGATTGATAAATCCCCGACATACTACTTTCGGATTGGTAAATCCGAAAGAGCAAAAAACAGGAATAAACTGGTTTACTGGAAAAGTCGTAATTTGGGATTGATATGAAAGTTATCAGCGACCAGATAGGAAGAATCAAAAGCCTCTGTGACCAGCACAGCGTTAGGAGCCTATTTGCGTTTGGCTCGGTTACCACAGAAAGATTCAAAGCTGACAGCGACATTGATTTAGTGGTTGATATTGACGCCGCTGACCCACTAGAATACACAGACCATTATTTTGAATTGAAATTTCAGTTAGAGCAAATCCTTCAGAGAGAAATTGATTTACTGGAGCAGAAAGCTATTAAAAACCCATTTCTCAAAAAAGAGATTGACCGTACCAAAATTCTTATTTATGGAGAATGATATCAAGGCATGGTTAACTGACATCAAAAGGTCAATCACTGAAATTTACGACTTCCTGCCAGCAGAGAAAAATTTCTCTACCTTCCAGCAAGACCTGAAAACAAGGAAAGCAGTTGAGCGGAATCTTGAAATTATAGGAGAAGCCCTAAACAGAATTTTACGGGTGAATCCTGATATACACATCACCAACTCCCGCCGGATTGTAGATACCAGAAACAGAATCATACACGGCTATGACACCGTTTCAGAGGAAATTATTTGGTCAATAGTTATGAAAGAGTTGCCAAAACTTGAAGGAGAAATTGACCGACTGCTCCTCTAAATAACAACCGCACTACTTCCCGTTTCCGGCTTCTTTTCCCAAAACGAGGCCAAAAACGCAATCTTCAAAACCACACTTCGCTGATTCTTAGCAGTTCTTAAAATAGTTTGTATCTTTTTGGCGCTAAAACCTTAATTCTATGCGCTACCTCCGTCCTTTCTTCCTTGCCTTGTTCTCGCTG
This region of Rufibacter sp. LB8 genomic DNA includes:
- a CDS encoding MCP four helix bundle domain-containing protein → MKWGYSIQQKGKAALILAVIVVLVLVKNTVDSRNVTELGHSFSSVYEDRLLVESYIFQLSGHLYQKKMMVDNCAYQGGAAAGMLPKINQHNTAIAGLMENYAKTKLTTAEASYFGALQQNMATIGKLERQYLAAPGNLAQTTSSAKPLLDAQYQQAAAHLEQLSGIQVEEGRLLNNQSKKIIAGSAILTQFEVVLLVGLGLMIQVIIFASKSAFPKKKQMPSLN
- a CDS encoding T9SS type A sorting domain-containing protein encodes the protein MVSILLLPKAEVNAQVTIGSLPFTYTQNFNSLPTSTSPSTTWQNNTSLPGWYAETTVNGYDLSTIKPSDGTNPTNGVTSFGVGTETNRSFGAVMTSGSDVYWGIKVKNNTNEPIRHLLLNYTVKQWNNSQGNASSTMLVSYKVGAATLTETGYISLDSMNATSPFVKNKDVLDGNLPANLTIKKQFPIRGILLQPGQEIFIRWTNQFAAKNKRDDLAIDDVQLQAVKDLVFYSKPTGSLDNVGTWSSKADLTGFSPSSLAGENQQFQLTQARLQATSLTSNLSLPASAKLVLTGKAVFNIPAAFTFRGTVDVLDSATLYINNKELPTLGQVAPGSTVVYGAMDVQDIATVTYGNLQIEGWQVKTLKSKTVVTGHLKIKGGGKLALGDFDLHMKDHRKFSEHDAQSYIQTQGKGRVRVELKAGESAKIPVGNSQYTPISLKLTSGVTDTFGVRAINSLYTGYLNDEPQGVLIDTKAVNKTWFIDEKEKGGSNMEITLYWQASDTLRGFKEDNIYLAHYENGTWDRLPAGRATLANGQYSMTRTGITSFSPFAMLAPDGPGAVPLPVSLLYLKAKRANGQVQVEWATASEDNNAFFQLEQSLDGYLFRPVGDQVEGAGNSQVTRVYQHKISGHPGQTIYLRLRQTDFDGTTTVSKAIAVAPGATHPTASLALYPNPTSGSFSLRGTYLQEGTAHLTVFHSSGKQVMTQQVQVQAGQSEEVTLQRQPAGVYFVQVRYADQQTMLRVVKQ
- a CDS encoding sterol desaturase family protein, whose product is MKPSHKGSATIFKNPVLERMTHTHIALPISIFLVIATGLLVYGFTYGFLDVLSAVGLFLAGWLIFSLVEYMAHRFIFHMAPTNEFKRKVQYTFHGNHHDYPKDKTRLAMPPIVSLFIASFFFFVFKLVFGSLVFGLVAGFLFGYALYLFVHYAVHAYAPPKNFLKTLWIHHSIHHYKDPERAYGVSSPLWDYILGTMPERKR
- a CDS encoding shikimate kinase, whose translation is MTSSYITSTPSCIFLVGMPGSGKSSVGKVLAAELGYQFLDLDTLLEEQEGLSIAEVFAQKGQAYFRQAEAKALRRVKNLQENVILATGGGAPCFHDNMAFMLDAGLAVYLKVAPQELVTRLTETDLQVRPLLRDKSPQELLAFLAETLTQRALFYAQAPVILEVDGLSVAQAAQALVPLMQAGR
- a CDS encoding BT_3928 family protein; its protein translation is MLPRLLNRFAWLVVGGLFIFSGLIKLNDPMGTAIKLEEYFDVFSVSFSTLFLAFKPYALYLSIFLSSLEVVLGVALLVRWRTNLVLWLLFALTLFFTFLTYYSARYDKVTDCGCFGDFIKLTPWESFTKDVILLVLLIILLATKRFLPSFPKWSPKTASAVVLVAVILSVGMGVYAYLHEPYFDFRAYKVGANIPALMKPSAPIRYEYHMEKGGKQYTFTTYPTDTTYKFKKMVPQNPEDGPKITDFNVWNDQGDFTQEMFLGNRLLVVVHTVAKTNPGSFKEINALLEGLERNQDPKVVPVVLTSSSSQEFDVFRHEVNLAAPYFFADATVLKTVIRANPGLLLLKNGVVVGKWHHNDVPTLQQVQSLL
- a CDS encoding DUF1599 domain-containing protein, with translation MIHQTAQEYQRVIDACQRLFLQKTQDYGTAWRILRLPSLTDQIFIKAQRIRSIQEKGTQKIQDDITSEFVAIVNYCVIALIQEQLMAQGETEQALPVERVRELYEDQIRQTHSLQQDKNHDYGEAWRSMRVESMTDLILMKIYRTKQIEDNDGQTIVSEGVEANYRDMLNYAVFCLIKLNYPNHAASSAE